The following coding sequences are from one Eucalyptus grandis isolate ANBG69807.140 chromosome 11, ASM1654582v1, whole genome shotgun sequence window:
- the LOC120289434 gene encoding pleiotropic drug resistance protein 3-like: MTLLLGPPECGKTTLLQALAGKSEKFLKVKGETSYNGYKLNEFAPQKTLAYISQYDTHISEMTVRETLDFSARCQGIGGRADMLKEVSKREKQAGINPEPSLDTYMKAISIGGMKRTLQTDYILKVLGLDICADTIVGDAMNRGISGGQKRRLTAGEMIIGPARVLFMDEISTGLDSSTTFQIITWLQQLAHITESTILVSLLQPAPETFDLFDDIILMAQGHVVYHGPRTDVLSFFEHCGFKCPLRKGIADFLQEVVSEKDQARYWHHKDQTYNFISPSMFARMFKEHLMGKTLDEELARPFEKTELRRSALSFEIYSLKKWELFKACLSREWLLMKRNWFVHVFKSAQLVVVAVITVTVFLHTRMKVDLVHADLFMGSLFYALIRLKVNGLPELAMTVSRLGVFYKQRDNFFYPAWAYTIPAAILKIPFSLLDAFLWTAITYYGVNYSPEPQRFFYQFFLLFLLHQISISMFRLIASVVRNPPVAAICGLFSLFVLFLFGGFAIPKPSLPGWLRWGFWFSPVSYAELGVSVNEFLAPRWQKVSSLNGTLGQQVLRQYGLDYSYHFYWISVGALIGFWMVFNVGFTCALSFSKGKMVLPFEPTTLTFENVRYFVETTKKLREQGFPERRLQLLRDVTGAFRPGVLTALMGVSGAGKTTLMDVLSGRKTSGFIEGDIKVGGYPKVQAAYARISVYCEQIDIHSPQLTIEESVAYSAWLRLPAHIDKNTRAEFMATVLQMIELDDIKDAIVGVPGVTGISFGQRKRLTIAVELISNPSIIFMDEPTSGLDARAAAIVMRVVKNIVSTGRTIVCTIHQPSIDIFEAFDELILMKRGGQMIYSGELGERSNKLIEYFESIPGVPKIKDNYNPATWMLEITSPSIESQLRIDFGIIYEESDQCRMNKELVRELSLPVAGTKEMCFSAGFRQNRWEQFKTCLWKQHLTYWRSPEYNLVRLIFITASSIFCAALLWQKGNEKEINDKQDLFNILGSMYVFVQFLGVGNANSVLPFVATERIVVYRERFAGMYSSWSYSFAQVVIEVPYIFLQTVLFVLITYPAIGFYVSFYKVFWYFYTIFCTLLYYNYFGMMLVSLTPTYQVAAVFASFAYTMFNLFAGFLITGPQIPVWWRWCYWICPVTWSLRGMLSSLYGDIHKEITVYGQQTMISAFLENYYGYHYDQLYIVAIMLLAFPLIFTCIFACAIAKLNFQRR, translated from the exons ATGACGCTCTTGTTAGGTCCACCAGAATGCGGAAAGACCACCTTATTACAGGCATTAGCAGGCAAATCGGAGAAATTCCTCAAG GTCAAGGGTGAAACTTCATACAATGGCTACAAGCTGAATGAGTTTGCTCCTCAGAAGACTTTAGCCTATATAAGCCAATATGATACACATATTTCCGAGATGACCGTGAGGGAGACGCTCGACTTCTCTGCACGATGTCAGGGCATAGGAGGAAGGGCAG ACATGTTGAAAGAAGTAAGCAAAAGGGAGAAGCAAGCAGGAATTAATCCAGAGCCAAGCTTAGACACTTACATGAAG GCAATTTCTATAGGAGGAATGAAAAGAACACTTCAAACAGACTACATTTTGAAG GTTCTTGGACTCGACATCTGCGCAGATACAATCGTTGGGGATGCGATGAACAGAGGAATTTCTGGTGGTCAAAAGAGAAGGCTGACGGCCG GGGAAATGATAATTGGTCCAGCGAGAGTTCTATTTATGGATGAGATATCAACAGGCTTGGACAGCTCCACTACCTTTCAGATCATAACATGGTTGCAGCAATTGGCGCACATAACAGAGTCCACAATTTTGGTTTCGCTTCTTCAGCCAGCACCGGAGACTTTTGATCTCTTTGATGACATAATTCTAATGGCACAGGGACATGTAGTGTACCATGGACCTCGGACGGATGTTCTCAGCTTCTTTGAACACTGTGGTTTCAAGTGCCCATTGAGAAAAGGCATTGCTGACTTTCTCCAAGAA GTGGTTTCCGAAAAGGACCAGGCACGATACTGGCATCACAAAGACCAGACCTATAATTTCATATCTCCTAGCATGTTTGCGCGAATGTTTAAAGAGCATCTAATGGGAAAGACACTGGACGAGGAACTCGCCAGGCCTTTTGAGAAAACTGAGCTACGCAGAAGTGCTTTATCTTTCGAAATTTACTCGTTAAAAAAGTGGGAGTTGTTCAAAGCGTGCCTTTCGAGAGAATGGCTCCTCATGAAGCGCAACTGGTTTGTTCATGTCTTCAAATCAGCACAG CTCGTGGTCGTTGCAGTTATTACAGTGACCGTCTTCTTGCACACAAGGATGAAAGTCGACTTGGTGCATGCGGATCTTTTCATGGGTTCCCTATTTTATGCTCTCATCCGGCTCAAGGTTAATGGTCTTCCGGAACTGGCAATGACTGTTTCTAGACTTGGTGTCTTTTACAAGCAACGAGATAATTTCTTCTACCCTGCATGGGCTTATACCATTCCAGCGGCCATACTGAAAATCCCATTTTCTTTACTTGATGCGTTTCTTTGGACAGCTATTACCTATTATGGAGTTAATTATAGTCCTGAACCACAAAG GTTCTTTTATCAATTCTTCCTGCTCTTCCTATTGCATCAAATATCGATATCAATGTTCCGATTGATAGCTTCTGTGGTTCGAAATCCGCCTGTTGCAGCAATTTGCGGTCTATTCTCTTTAttcgttttgtttttattcGGTGGCTTCGCCATCCCGAAAC CTTCTTTACCCGGTTGGTTGAGGTGGGGATTCTGGTTCTCTCCAGTGTCATATGCCGAATTAGGTGTTTCGGTGAATGAGTTTCTCGCTCCAAGGTGGCAAAAG GTTTCATCTCTTAACGGCACTCTGGGGCAACAAGTGCTCAGACAGTATGGTCTAGATTATAGTTACCACTTTTACTGGATATCAGTTGGGGCATTGATTGGATTTTGGATGGTTTTCAACGTTGGGTTTACCTGTGCTCTGAGTTTTTCAAAAGGTA AGATGGTTTTACCATTTGAACCAACAACTCTAACATTCGAAAACGTGCGGTACTTCGTTGAAACAACCAAG AAATTAAGAGAGCAAGGTTTCCCAGAAAGGAGACTACAGCTTCTTCGAGATGTTACTGGAGCCTTCAGACCTGGAGTCCTAACAGCTTTGATGGGCGTCAGTGGCGCAGGGAAAACAACATTAATGGATGTTCTTTCAGGAAGAAAAACCAGCGGTTTTATTGAAGGAGACATAAAAGTTGGGGGATATCCTAAAGTTCAAGCCGCATATGCCAGAATATCTGTCTACTGTGAGCAAATCGACATACATTCTCCACAGCTTACAATTGAGGAATCAGTGGCATACTCAGCTTGGTTAAGGTTGCCGGCTCacattgacaaaaatacaagaGCG GAATTTATGGCTACAGTACTTCAAATGATTGAGCTAGATGACATAAAAGATGCCATAGTTGGTGTTCCTGGTGTGACCGGTATATCATTCGGACAGCGTAAACGGCTGACTATAGCAGTGGAGCTAATTTCTAACCCATCAATCATCTTCATGGACGAACCTACTTCTGGTCTTGATGCTAGAGCAGCCGCCATTGTAATGCGAGTCGTGAAGAATATTGTTAGCACAGGGAGGACAATTGTGTGTACAATTCACCAGCCAAGCATTGATATATTTGAGGCTTTCGACGAG CTAATCCTGATGAAAAGAGGAGGTCAAATGATATACTCTGGAGAGCTTGGAGAGCGTTCAAATAAGCTTATCGAATATTTTGAG AGTATCCCTGGAGTGCCAAAAATCAAGGATAATTACAACCCAGCTACGTGGATGCTGGAAATCACAAGTCCTTCAATAGAATCTCAACTTCGTATAGACTTTGGCATCATTTATGAGGAATCTGATCAGTGCAG GATGAACAAAGAATTAGTGAGAGAGCTAAGTTTGCCAGTGGCTGGGACCAAAGAGATGTGTTTCTCTGCAGGCTTCCGGCAAAATAGATGGGAGCAGTTCAAGACATGTTTATGGAAACAACATCTAACCTACTGGAGAAGCCCTGAATACAACCTGGTGCGCCTGATTTTCATTACCGCATCTTCCATTTTTTGTGCCGCTCTCCTTtggcaaaaaggaaatgaaaaggaaat AAACGACAAGCAAGATCTTTTCAACATACTTGGATCGATGTATGTCTTTGTGCAATTCTTGGGGGTAGGGAACGCCAATTCCGTTCTGCCGTTTGTTGCTACCGAACGCATCGTTGTCTACAGGGAAAGATTTGCCGGAATGTACTCATCGTGGTCCTATTCATTTGCTCAG GTGGTGATTGAAGTTCCATACATATTCTTGCAAACAGTTCTGTTTGTGCTGATCACATACCCTGCCATAGGTTTCTATGTCTCGTTCTATAAAGTGTTTTGGTACTTCTACACCATATTCTGTACATTGCTCTATTACAATTACTTTGGAATGATGCTTGTTTCACTGACACCAACATACCAAGTGGCTGCAGTGTTCGCGAGTTTTGCCTACACCATGTTCAATCTGTTTGCGGGGTTCCTGATTACCGGACCC CAAATTCCGGTCTGGTGGCGTTGGTGTTACTGGATCTGCCCAGTCACTTGGTCCTTGAGAGGTATGCTTAGTTCGCTATACGGAGACATCCATAAGGAGATAACAGTTTATGGACAACAAACGATGATCAGCGCCTTCTTGGAAAATTATTATGGTTATCACTACGATCAACTCTACATCGTAGCCATCATGCTTTTGGCCTTTCCGCTAATTTTCACGTGTATATTTGCCTGTGCAATTGCAAAATTGAACTTCCAAAGGAGATGA